In a single window of the Rhodamnia argentea isolate NSW1041297 chromosome 2, ASM2092103v1, whole genome shotgun sequence genome:
- the LOC115737358 gene encoding UBP1-associated protein 2C isoform X2, whose product MDLAKKRKMDDNGVALSDSSDPNLALTRDEGRRMLESFSKDQLLDILQEALLRHPDVLSAARSVADGDPSRRKLFIRGLGWDTTHDSLRALFSAYGELEEAVVILDKVTGKSKGYGFVTFKHVDGALGALREPSKRIDGRVTVTQLAAAGNSGASTGNSADVSDRKIYVANVPIDMPADKLLSHFLMYGEIEEGPLGFDKQTGKSRGFALFVYKTAEGAQAALAEPVKNIEGRQLNCKLAIDGKRKPGPAGNVGHGNGHADAVGMSGPGSMPGSVPGQYGGPGGMGSYGGFQGPPGLVHLSSGGPGMSAVGSQVPPTLGGAGGYGGGMVAQYGGYGGPGATGYGSALGAVGTGLGGAGGGVGGTSSGLGTAGGSSLYRPSGGYPESGQYGLSSGSAYPSQQHQPTGTSPAPRVPPGGMYPNVPSYYSGV is encoded by the exons ATGGATCTCGCAAAGAAGCGGAAGATGGATGACAACGGCGTGGCGTTGTCGGACTCCTCCGATCCCAACCTTGCTCTCACCCGCGACGAGGGCCGCAGGATGCTCGAGAGCTTCTCCAAGGACCAGCTCCTCGACATCCTCCAGGAGGCCCTGCTCCGCCACCCCGACGTCCTCTCCGCCGCCCGCTCCGTCGCCGACGGCGACCCCTCTCGCCGCAAGCTCTTCATCCGCGGCCTCGGCTGGGACACCACCCACGACAGCCTCCGCGCGCTCTTCTCCGCCTATGGGGAGCTCGAGGAAGCCGTCGTCATTCTCGACAAGGTCACGGGGAAAAGCAAAGGTTATGGCTTCGTCACTTTCAAGCACGTGGACGGCGCTCTGGGAGCCCTGCGTGAGCCGAGCAAGAGGATCGATGGACGCGTCACGGTCACGCAGCTCGCGGCAGCTGGTAATTCGGGTGCCAGCACGGGCAATTCGGCCGATGTCTCAGACCGGAAGATCTATGTGGCAAACGTGCCGATAGATATGCCTGCGGATAAGCTGTTATCTCACTTCCTGATGTATGGTGAAATCGAAGAAGGGCCGCTAGGGTTCGATAAGCAGACTGGGAAATCTAGAGGGTTTGCTCTCTTTGTTTATAAGACAGCCGAGGGAGCTCAGGCGGCTTTGGCCGAGCCAGTGAAGAACATTGAGGGGAGGCAACTAAATTGCAAGCTCGCAATTGATGGGAAGAGGAAGCCGGGCCCAGCTGGTAATGTTGGACATGGTAATGGCCATGCTGATGCAGTGGGGATGAGCGGCCCAGGTTCAATGCCAGGGTCGGTTCCTGGACAATATGGTGGACCTGGGGGAATGGGGTCATACGGTGGGTTTCAGGGTCCGCCTGGATTGGTACATTTGAGTTCGGGCGGGCCTGGGATGTCAGCGGTGGGCAGTCAGGTGCCTCCCACTTTAGGTGGTGCTGGCGGATACGGTGGTGGGATGGTTGCTCAATATGGTGGTTATGGGGGACCAGGAGCAACTGGATATGGCAGTGCTTTAGGTGCTGTTGGGACTGGTCTTGGTGGTGCAGGTGGTGGTGTAGGCGGCACAAGCAGTGGATTAGGCACTGCTGGTGGCTCATCTTTGTACAGGCCTTCCGGAGGGTATCCAGAAAGTGGACAGTATGGCTTATCGTCTGGGTCGGCATATCCGAGCCAGCAGCATCAGCCAACAGGGACTTCTCCAGCGCCAAGGGTTCCACCAGGAGGAATGTATCCGAATGTGCCTTCCTATTACTCAG GTGTGTAA
- the LOC115737358 gene encoding UBP1-associated protein 2C isoform X1 has translation MDLAKKRKMDDNGVALSDSSDPNLALTRDEGRRMLESFSKDQLLDILQEALLRHPDVLSAARSVADGDPSRRKLFIRGLGWDTTHDSLRALFSAYGELEEAVVILDKVTGKSKGYGFVTFKHVDGALGALREPSKRIDGRVTVTQLAAAGNSGASTGNSADVSDRKIYVANVPIDMPADKLLSHFLMYGEIEEGPLGFDKQTGKSRGFALFVYKTAEGAQAALAEPVKNIEGRQLNCKLAIDGKRKPGPAGNVGHGNGHADAVGMSGPGSMPGSVPGQYGGPGGMGSYGGFQGPPGLVHLSSGGPGMSAVGSQVPPTLGGAGGYGGGMVAQYGGYGGPGATGYGSALGAVGTGLGGAGGGVGGTSSGLGTAGGSSLYRPSGGYPESGQYGLSSGSAYPSQQHQPTGTSPAPRVPPGGMYPNVPSYYSGNLIYDYYALLLGYVIHTVFLFHLLLYFLCACALSVMSCA, from the exons ATGGATCTCGCAAAGAAGCGGAAGATGGATGACAACGGCGTGGCGTTGTCGGACTCCTCCGATCCCAACCTTGCTCTCACCCGCGACGAGGGCCGCAGGATGCTCGAGAGCTTCTCCAAGGACCAGCTCCTCGACATCCTCCAGGAGGCCCTGCTCCGCCACCCCGACGTCCTCTCCGCCGCCCGCTCCGTCGCCGACGGCGACCCCTCTCGCCGCAAGCTCTTCATCCGCGGCCTCGGCTGGGACACCACCCACGACAGCCTCCGCGCGCTCTTCTCCGCCTATGGGGAGCTCGAGGAAGCCGTCGTCATTCTCGACAAGGTCACGGGGAAAAGCAAAGGTTATGGCTTCGTCACTTTCAAGCACGTGGACGGCGCTCTGGGAGCCCTGCGTGAGCCGAGCAAGAGGATCGATGGACGCGTCACGGTCACGCAGCTCGCGGCAGCTGGTAATTCGGGTGCCAGCACGGGCAATTCGGCCGATGTCTCAGACCGGAAGATCTATGTGGCAAACGTGCCGATAGATATGCCTGCGGATAAGCTGTTATCTCACTTCCTGATGTATGGTGAAATCGAAGAAGGGCCGCTAGGGTTCGATAAGCAGACTGGGAAATCTAGAGGGTTTGCTCTCTTTGTTTATAAGACAGCCGAGGGAGCTCAGGCGGCTTTGGCCGAGCCAGTGAAGAACATTGAGGGGAGGCAACTAAATTGCAAGCTCGCAATTGATGGGAAGAGGAAGCCGGGCCCAGCTGGTAATGTTGGACATGGTAATGGCCATGCTGATGCAGTGGGGATGAGCGGCCCAGGTTCAATGCCAGGGTCGGTTCCTGGACAATATGGTGGACCTGGGGGAATGGGGTCATACGGTGGGTTTCAGGGTCCGCCTGGATTGGTACATTTGAGTTCGGGCGGGCCTGGGATGTCAGCGGTGGGCAGTCAGGTGCCTCCCACTTTAGGTGGTGCTGGCGGATACGGTGGTGGGATGGTTGCTCAATATGGTGGTTATGGGGGACCAGGAGCAACTGGATATGGCAGTGCTTTAGGTGCTGTTGGGACTGGTCTTGGTGGTGCAGGTGGTGGTGTAGGCGGCACAAGCAGTGGATTAGGCACTGCTGGTGGCTCATCTTTGTACAGGCCTTCCGGAGGGTATCCAGAAAGTGGACAGTATGGCTTATCGTCTGGGTCGGCATATCCGAGCCAGCAGCATCAGCCAACAGGGACTTCTCCAGCGCCAAGGGTTCCACCAGGAGGAATGTATCCGAATGTGCCTTCCTATTACTCAGGTAATCTCATTTACGATTATT ATGCTTTATTACTTGGCTACGTGATTCACACGGTCTTTCTTTTCCACCTTCTGCTTTATTTCCTTTGTGCGTGTGCTCTATCTGTGATGTCATGtgcctaa